Proteins encoded by one window of Bacillus sp. DTU_2020_1000418_1_SI_GHA_SEK_038:
- the recU gene encoding Holliday junction resolvase RecU, producing MNFHYPNGKKFLPVKKKSMDINKEKKWSYSNRGMTLEEDINETNEYYLANGIASIHKKPTPVQIVQVDYPKRSAAVIKEAYFKQASTTDYNGVYKGRYIDFEAKETKNLTSFPLKNFHDHQIVHMETILKQDGICFVLLRFSSTEDIFLLEAEHLLMFWKRMKDGGRKSITKDEIEALGHQIPLGYNPRIDYIKKIDYLYSLG from the coding sequence ATGAACTTCCATTATCCGAACGGCAAGAAATTTCTACCGGTAAAAAAGAAATCCATGGATATCAATAAAGAAAAAAAATGGTCCTACAGCAACCGTGGTATGACTTTGGAGGAAGATATAAATGAAACGAATGAGTATTATTTAGCGAATGGCATTGCTTCCATTCATAAAAAGCCTACACCTGTGCAAATCGTCCAGGTGGATTACCCGAAAAGAAGTGCGGCGGTCATAAAAGAAGCGTATTTTAAACAAGCTTCAACAACAGATTACAATGGAGTATACAAAGGCAGGTATATTGATTTTGAGGCAAAGGAAACAAAAAATCTAACTTCCTTTCCATTAAAAAATTTCCATGACCATCAAATTGTGCATATGGAAACAATTCTGAAGCAAGATGGAATCTGCTTCGTTCTATTAAGGTTTTCTTCAACAGAGGACATATTTCTGCTTGAGGCAGAGCATTTACTTATGTTTTGGAAAAGGATGAAGGATGGCGGCAGAAAATCTATTACTAAGGATGAAATAGAAGCGCTTGGCCACCAAATCCCATTAGGATATAACCCTAGAATTGACTATATTAAAAAAATCGATTATCTTTATAGCCTCGGATAA